One stretch of Hevea brasiliensis isolate MT/VB/25A 57/8 chromosome 12, ASM3005281v1, whole genome shotgun sequence DNA includes these proteins:
- the LOC110635060 gene encoding receptor protein-tyrosine kinase CEPR1 isoform X1, with protein sequence MVKKKKKAPSLGLLCNNYLNTFMAFQYSIFFFLVSIISLTYPLHAIATNQSQFFNRAITSLSGNALSEWDVAGGKSYCNFAGVSCNSHGYVEKLDMSGWSIYGRFPEGICSYLPELRVLRLGYNDLYGDFLYSITNCSLLEELNVSSLNLGGTLPDFSPLKSLRILDMSYNLFRGNFPVSVTNLTNLEMLTLNENEGLTLWQLPENISRLTNIKYLILTTCMLYGPIPASLGNMTSLIDLELSGNFLTGQIPAEIGSLKNLQLLELYYNYYLSGSIPEELGNLTELIDLDISVNKLIGNIPESICRLPKLEVLHLYNNSLTGEIPSAIANSTTLRSLSIYDNYLTGEVPQNLGQLSALVLLDLSENRLSGPLPTEACKGGKLLYFLFLDNLFSGELPDSYAKCKTLLRFRVNHNRLEGPIPKGLLGLPHVSIIDLSCNNFSGSIANTIETATKLSELFLQSNKISGVLPPEISRANNLVKLDISNNLLSGPVPFQIGFLRKLNLLMLQGNRLNSSIPKSLSLLKSLNILDLSNNLLTGNVPESLSVLQPYSINFSNNHLSGPVPLSLIKGGLLKSFSGNPSLCVPIYVATDDNFPICSETYNRKRLSYIWVIGIAAVIIIAGALLYLKRKFWSTGHKTAISSSFFSYNASFNGMRFYEQEILQGMVDNNKMGQEASGTVYRIDLSSGETVAVKRLWSKGIKDSASEDRLLWDKELKTEAKTIGSISHKNIIKLYCYFSSLDYSMLVYEYMPNGNLWDALHNFRIHLDWPTRHQVALGVAQCLAYLHHDLLPPIIHRNIKSSNILLDANYQPKVANFGIAKVMQAREGEDSTTNVVAGTCGYLAPEYAYSSKATTKCDVYSFGVVLMELMTGKKPLEADYGENKNIIHWVSEKMDTNEGVIEVLDKRLSGSLVEMIQVLRIASCCTCNNPALRPTMDVVVQLLIEADPCRFDSCKTSNKTKEMSNVTKINSTN encoded by the exons atggtaaaaaaaaaaaaaaaagcccctTCTCTAGGTCTCCTCTGCAACAACTACCTTAATACCTTTATGGCTTTTCAGTactccatcttcttctttcttGTGTCGATTATTTCTCTGACATATCCTCTGCATGCAATCGCCACAAACCAGTCCCAGTTCTTCAATCGTGCGATAACCTCTTTGTCAGGAAATGCTTTGTCAGAATGGGATGTCGCTGGAGGGAAATCTTACTGCAATTTCGCAGGAGTTAGCTGCAACAGTCATGGTTACGTTGAAAAACTTGACATGTCGGGTTGGTCAATCTATGGCCGTTTTCCAGAAGGAATATGTTCTTACCTGCCAGAGTTGCGTGTTCTCCGTCTCGGATACAACGATCTCTATGGCGATTTCCTTTACAGCATCACCAACTGCTCTCTCTTGGAAGAGCTCAATGTAAGTTCTTTGAATCTTGGTGGAACACTTCCTGATTTCTCACCATTGAAATCTCTCCGCATTCTTGACATGTCGTACAACCTCTTCAGAGGCAATTTTCCAGTGTCAGTGACAAATCTTACCAATCTTGAGATGCTTACTCTCAATGAAAACGAGGGACTTACCTTATGGCAACTACCGGAGAACATTTCCAGACTGACAAATATTAAATATTTGATCTTGACGACATGCATGTTGTATGGTCCAATCCCAGCATCATTAGGGAACATGACATCCCTTATTGATCTTGAATTAAGTGGAAATTTCCTCACAGGACAAATTCCTGCAGAGATTGGATCATTGAAGAACTTGCAACTACTTGAGCTTTACTATAATTATTACCTTTCTGGCAGTATACCTGAAGAACTTGGAAACTTGACAGAGCTAATAGATTTGGATATCTCAGTCAATAAGTTGATAGGAAACATTCCGGAATCTATATGTCGCCTTCCCAAGCTCGAAGTCCTGCATCTTTACAACAACAGCCTCACTGGAGAAATCCCAAGTGCTATTGCCAACTCAACAACTCTGCGCAGTTTGTCAATCTATGACAACTATCTTACTGGAGAAGTTCCACAGAACTTGGGGCAGCTGTCAGCATTGGTTCTTCTAGACTTGTCAGAGAACCGCCTATCAGGTCCATTACCAACTGAAGCTTGTAAAGGAGGTAAACTGTTATACTTTCTTTTCTTGGATAACCTGTTTTCTGGAGAGCTACCCGATAGTTACGCAAAATGCAAGACACTTCTAAGGTTTCGAGTCAATCACAACCGTTTGGAGGGGCCAATACCAAAAGGACTTCTAGGTCTTCCCCATGTTTCAATCATTGATTTGAGTTGCAATAATTTTAGTGGTTCAATTGCAAACACAATTGAAACAGCCACAAAGTTGTCAGAATTGTTCTTGCAAAGTAACAAGATTTCAGGCGTTCTGCCTCCTGAAATCTCCAGGGCTAACAATCTGGTAAAGCTTGATATCAGCAATAATCTGCTGTCTGGCCCAGTACCTTTCCAAATTGGCTTTCTGAGAAAGCTGAATTTACTGATGCTGCAAGGCAACAGGTTGAATTCTTCCATCCCAAAATCACTCTCTTTGTTGAAATCTCTCAATATTCTTGATCTTTCCAATAACCTGTTGACTGGGAATGTTCCAGAAAGTCTCAGTGTGTTGCAAccttattcaattaatttttcaaacaATCACCTTTCTGGTCCCGTTCCTCTTTCTCTGATAAAAGGTGGGTTGCTAAAGAGCTTTTCTGGCAACCCAAGTCTGTGTGTTCCAATCTATGTTGCAACAGATGATAATTTCCCCATATGCTCAGAGACTTATAACCGAAAGAGACTAAGTTATATTTGGGTGATTGGAATTGCTGCAGTAATAATAATTGCAGGAGCTTTGTTGTATCTAAAACGTAAATTTTGGAGCACTGGACATAAAACCGCCATTTCCTCGTCATTCTTTTCATACAATGCAAGCTTCAATGGAATGCGTTTTTATGAACAAGAGATACTTCAAGGCATGGTTGATAACAACAAAATGGGCCAAGAAGCATCAGGAACGGTGTACAGGATTGATTTGAGCAGTGGGGAAACTGTTGCAGTGAAGAGGCTGTGGAGCAAGGGAATAAAAGATTCGGCTTCAGAAGATCGGTTGCTTTGGGACAAGGAGTTGAAAACTGAGGCTAAGACCATAGGAAGTATAAGTCACAAGAATATAATCAAATTGTACTGTTACTTCTCGAGTTTGGATTACAGCATGTTGGTTTATGAGTACATGCCAAATGGAAACCTCTGGGACGCCCTGCACAACTTTCGGATCCATCTAGATTGGCCGACTCGTCATCAAGTAGCACTTGGAGTCGCACAGTGCTTAGCTTACCTCCACCATGATCTGTTGCCACCTATTATTCACAGAAACATAAAGTCATCCAATATTCTTCTAGATGCTAACTACCAGCCCAAGGTTGCAAACTTTGGCATAGCCAAAGTTATGCAAGCTAGAGAAGGAGAAGATTCCACCACCAATGTTGTTGCAGGAACCTGTGGTTACTTGGCTCCAG AATATGCATATTCATCTAAAGCAACGACAAAGTGTGATGTCTACAGTTTTGGGGTAGTGCTGATGGAATTAATGACAGGGAAGAAGCCACTAGAAGCAGACTATGGAGAGAACAAGAATATCATACATTGGGTTTCAGAGAAAATGGACACCAATGAAGGAGTTATTGAAGTATTGGACAAACGACTGTCGGGGTCCTTGGTTGAGATGATCCAGGTTCTGCGCATTGCTAGCTGCTGTACCTGCAACAACCCAGCCCTCCGCCCAACAATGGATGTGGTGGTCCAGTTGCTGATTGAGGCAGACCCATGCAGATTTGATTCTTGCAAGACGTCTAATAAGACAAAAGAGATGTCAAATGTCACTAAGATAAACAGCACAAATTAA
- the LOC110635060 gene encoding receptor protein-tyrosine kinase CEPR1 isoform X2: MLCQNGMSLEGNLTAISQELAATVMVTLKNLTCRVGQSMAVFQKEYVLTCQSCVFSVSDTTISMAISFTASPTALSWKSSIGNFPVSVTNLTNLEMLTLNENEGLTLWQLPENISRLTNIKYLILTTCMLYGPIPASLGNMTSLIDLELSGNFLTGQIPAEIGSLKNLQLLELYYNYYLSGSIPEELGNLTELIDLDISVNKLIGNIPESICRLPKLEVLHLYNNSLTGEIPSAIANSTTLRSLSIYDNYLTGEVPQNLGQLSALVLLDLSENRLSGPLPTEACKGGKLLYFLFLDNLFSGELPDSYAKCKTLLRFRVNHNRLEGPIPKGLLGLPHVSIIDLSCNNFSGSIANTIETATKLSELFLQSNKISGVLPPEISRANNLVKLDISNNLLSGPVPFQIGFLRKLNLLMLQGNRLNSSIPKSLSLLKSLNILDLSNNLLTGNVPESLSVLQPYSINFSNNHLSGPVPLSLIKGGLLKSFSGNPSLCVPIYVATDDNFPICSETYNRKRLSYIWVIGIAAVIIIAGALLYLKRKFWSTGHKTAISSSFFSYNASFNGMRFYEQEILQGMVDNNKMGQEASGTVYRIDLSSGETVAVKRLWSKGIKDSASEDRLLWDKELKTEAKTIGSISHKNIIKLYCYFSSLDYSMLVYEYMPNGNLWDALHNFRIHLDWPTRHQVALGVAQCLAYLHHDLLPPIIHRNIKSSNILLDANYQPKVANFGIAKVMQAREGEDSTTNVVAGTCGYLAPEYAYSSKATTKCDVYSFGVVLMELMTGKKPLEADYGENKNIIHWVSEKMDTNEGVIEVLDKRLSGSLVEMIQVLRIASCCTCNNPALRPTMDVVVQLLIEADPCRFDSCKTSNKTKEMSNVTKINSTN; this comes from the exons ATGCTTTGTCAGAATGGGATGTCGCTGGAGGGAAATCTTACTGCAATTTCGCAGGAGTTAGCTGCAACAGTCATGGTTACGTTGAAAAACTTGACATGTCGGGTTGGTCAATCTATGGCCGTTTTCCAGAAGGAATATGTTCTTACCTGCCAGAGTTGCGTGTTCTCCGTCTCGGATACAACGATCTCTATGGCGATTTCCTTTACAGCATCACCAACTGCTCTCTCTTGGAAGAGCTCAAT AGGCAATTTTCCAGTGTCAGTGACAAATCTTACCAATCTTGAGATGCTTACTCTCAATGAAAACGAGGGACTTACCTTATGGCAACTACCGGAGAACATTTCCAGACTGACAAATATTAAATATTTGATCTTGACGACATGCATGTTGTATGGTCCAATCCCAGCATCATTAGGGAACATGACATCCCTTATTGATCTTGAATTAAGTGGAAATTTCCTCACAGGACAAATTCCTGCAGAGATTGGATCATTGAAGAACTTGCAACTACTTGAGCTTTACTATAATTATTACCTTTCTGGCAGTATACCTGAAGAACTTGGAAACTTGACAGAGCTAATAGATTTGGATATCTCAGTCAATAAGTTGATAGGAAACATTCCGGAATCTATATGTCGCCTTCCCAAGCTCGAAGTCCTGCATCTTTACAACAACAGCCTCACTGGAGAAATCCCAAGTGCTATTGCCAACTCAACAACTCTGCGCAGTTTGTCAATCTATGACAACTATCTTACTGGAGAAGTTCCACAGAACTTGGGGCAGCTGTCAGCATTGGTTCTTCTAGACTTGTCAGAGAACCGCCTATCAGGTCCATTACCAACTGAAGCTTGTAAAGGAGGTAAACTGTTATACTTTCTTTTCTTGGATAACCTGTTTTCTGGAGAGCTACCCGATAGTTACGCAAAATGCAAGACACTTCTAAGGTTTCGAGTCAATCACAACCGTTTGGAGGGGCCAATACCAAAAGGACTTCTAGGTCTTCCCCATGTTTCAATCATTGATTTGAGTTGCAATAATTTTAGTGGTTCAATTGCAAACACAATTGAAACAGCCACAAAGTTGTCAGAATTGTTCTTGCAAAGTAACAAGATTTCAGGCGTTCTGCCTCCTGAAATCTCCAGGGCTAACAATCTGGTAAAGCTTGATATCAGCAATAATCTGCTGTCTGGCCCAGTACCTTTCCAAATTGGCTTTCTGAGAAAGCTGAATTTACTGATGCTGCAAGGCAACAGGTTGAATTCTTCCATCCCAAAATCACTCTCTTTGTTGAAATCTCTCAATATTCTTGATCTTTCCAATAACCTGTTGACTGGGAATGTTCCAGAAAGTCTCAGTGTGTTGCAAccttattcaattaatttttcaaacaATCACCTTTCTGGTCCCGTTCCTCTTTCTCTGATAAAAGGTGGGTTGCTAAAGAGCTTTTCTGGCAACCCAAGTCTGTGTGTTCCAATCTATGTTGCAACAGATGATAATTTCCCCATATGCTCAGAGACTTATAACCGAAAGAGACTAAGTTATATTTGGGTGATTGGAATTGCTGCAGTAATAATAATTGCAGGAGCTTTGTTGTATCTAAAACGTAAATTTTGGAGCACTGGACATAAAACCGCCATTTCCTCGTCATTCTTTTCATACAATGCAAGCTTCAATGGAATGCGTTTTTATGAACAAGAGATACTTCAAGGCATGGTTGATAACAACAAAATGGGCCAAGAAGCATCAGGAACGGTGTACAGGATTGATTTGAGCAGTGGGGAAACTGTTGCAGTGAAGAGGCTGTGGAGCAAGGGAATAAAAGATTCGGCTTCAGAAGATCGGTTGCTTTGGGACAAGGAGTTGAAAACTGAGGCTAAGACCATAGGAAGTATAAGTCACAAGAATATAATCAAATTGTACTGTTACTTCTCGAGTTTGGATTACAGCATGTTGGTTTATGAGTACATGCCAAATGGAAACCTCTGGGACGCCCTGCACAACTTTCGGATCCATCTAGATTGGCCGACTCGTCATCAAGTAGCACTTGGAGTCGCACAGTGCTTAGCTTACCTCCACCATGATCTGTTGCCACCTATTATTCACAGAAACATAAAGTCATCCAATATTCTTCTAGATGCTAACTACCAGCCCAAGGTTGCAAACTTTGGCATAGCCAAAGTTATGCAAGCTAGAGAAGGAGAAGATTCCACCACCAATGTTGTTGCAGGAACCTGTGGTTACTTGGCTCCAG AATATGCATATTCATCTAAAGCAACGACAAAGTGTGATGTCTACAGTTTTGGGGTAGTGCTGATGGAATTAATGACAGGGAAGAAGCCACTAGAAGCAGACTATGGAGAGAACAAGAATATCATACATTGGGTTTCAGAGAAAATGGACACCAATGAAGGAGTTATTGAAGTATTGGACAAACGACTGTCGGGGTCCTTGGTTGAGATGATCCAGGTTCTGCGCATTGCTAGCTGCTGTACCTGCAACAACCCAGCCCTCCGCCCAACAATGGATGTGGTGGTCCAGTTGCTGATTGAGGCAGACCCATGCAGATTTGATTCTTGCAAGACGTCTAATAAGACAAAAGAGATGTCAAATGTCACTAAGATAAACAGCACAAATTAA